The Aspergillus fumigatus Af293 chromosome 7, whole genome shotgun sequence genome includes the window CGGCTTGAAGAGATCCTCAAAGTTGGTGACGTGCTTGGACCAAATTTCTTTGGGCCAAAACTGACGACCGTCGTCAAAGTCCTCACGGACATCGCGAATGATGTTGGTCTTCTGCAAGAAAAGACCCATGGACTTGTACAACTCGGTACGCTTGAGCAAGGCAGGGTTACCGAACTCGGCCTCAACAAAGAGGCGAGTTGACCCTTCTCCGACCAGGCCAGCAACATACCAGCAATACAGGTCGTATTCCTCAACCGTCTTGACGCTTGCATCGTCCAGCGCAGCTTTGCGACAATAATCAGCCATGCCAttgcccatcttctccgtgATATCCTTGATAACGGCCTTGTAGGCAGGCTTCAATCTCTTGAACTCGGTGATGACATTGTGGAACTGAACCAGCAGTTCACGGTCCTTCTCTTCCGGCCGGTTACCCGTGAAGTTCCAGCCATCCTGCTCGAGGACGTCTTTGAATCCACGAAGAAGGGGTTCCTTAGTCTCCAAAGGAATTGAGGTGTCATCTTCGATGGTGTCCAGCCCACGGAGTGTCAGGTAGAAAATGCACATGGGAAGCAACAGCTCAGGGTGAAGCTCCTTGATCACCGCGCTGAAGCTCCGGCTTGTCAAATCCAGGAACTTGAAGCATGTCTTCGCTGTTTCTGACTCGTTGGACTCATCACGTTCATGGACAGGATTGTGCCATATCTTCCTATCAGCAAGGACGAGAGGGTGTCCGTAAGCAATGGCACATACACACTAAGGGCAAGGAGGAGGTGCTCATAGCTATAAGGCCAGGACCAACCATTGAAGTATCGACCTCAATTCTGAGGGATGGAAGATGTAGTAGAAAGCATTTGCTGCAACGCCCATGGTGAGGTATTTGtagggaagaagaggacacGGGAAAGGAGAGGACGGAACGACGGATATTGgcaagagagggaaaaaaaaaatagtgGGAATGTGGGGAACACAACAAGCGAATCAAAAAGAGCTATTGACACAATTAAGATGTACAACCGGAGAAGCGAGGAAAGAAATAGACCTCACTGAGAAggaaggtggaggagagTGTGAGATccaggagggaaaaaaacagagaagaagagaagaaaagatggGAGATTAATACACAGTATATCGAAAAGGGGAACAAAGAGGATATACACAGGAGTGGCTGAGGAGCTTGAGGGGCTGAGGGCCTGAGGCCTAAGGTTGTCAAAGGGAAATTCGAGGGAAACACGAGTCTTGGCGCCCGCGCAGAACAGGCTCCTATCATTACGCGTGTATTACACCCGTCGAGGTCCAACATAGTATTGTTCTTCCATTATTCACCCCTCTGCATGGTGTGGCTGGTGGTATTTATGACAGTACCTTACAGATAATACCCTGACAGATGGTTCCCCCACCATGACGAAACTGCTGTCAGAAAGCATCATCAGGCAGATAAAAATTATTATTGTCTTGGGTCAGCCGACTATTCTGGCAGGTTACGATCTGCTTTCCTCCTGATTTTCTCTGAAACTTCTCATCATTTGCGATCTTGCGGACGAACATATCACATTTCTGCCTTGATTGACTCCAAGTCAGCATGGTCGCAGACACTACCTACTACGATGCTTTGGGTGTGCCACCCACGGCCACAGAACTCGAGATTAAGAAGGCCTATCGGAAACTGGCTATTGTGACCCATCCTGGTGCGATTACTCCTATGCCTGCTCGGATTCTTGCTATCGATTCTGACTTCTTCCCTAGACAAGAACCCTGGCGATGAGACTGCGCATGCGAGATTTCAAGCGGTGTGTATACTTCAATATATGCAGTGTGATAAAGTTTTAACTCCTCTCGGCACGATCAGATTGGAGAAGCCTACCAAGTTCTCAGCAATGAGGAGCTACGAAAGCGTTATGATAAATATGGAAAGGAAGAATCAGTTCCGGGCGGTGGTTTCGGTAAGTTGCTCAGCTGTGATCGAGCTGTCGAACTATACTGATaggcgatgaagaggaccCGGCCGAGTTCTTCAGTATGATCTTTGGTGGCAGCGCGTTTGTCGATCTGATTGGTGAAATCTCGTTGATGAAGGACCTGACCGCGACCATGGATATCACCATGCAAgaaatggaggaggaagaactGGCGGAGGCCGCGGAAGAGAAACTCCATATTCACGATGAGGGGGTCAAGGCTGCCGCCGCGACAGGGGAAGCCAGCCATGCCGCAGGCACCGCAGCCCCGGGCCCAGGACCAGTACCAGCTGCAGCCGCGGCGGCGGAACCTTCAGAGAAGCCGGCCTCAACCTCCGGATCGAGTACACCCCGCCGTTACTTGGGACAACAGGCTATCATGGACAAgtcggaagaggaggctcGGATGGAGGCAGCCGGTCTGTctcaggaggagaaggaactgcgcaagaaggagaaaaagaagggccTATCTCGGGAGCAGCAAGAGCGCCTGGCTGCTTACGAACTGGAGCGAAAGAAGGCTCGTGAGGAGCGGGTCAACACTCTGGCGACGAAGTTGGTCGACAAGCTAAGCGTGTGGACGGAAACCGACAAGGGTCCCGACGTAACCCGTGCCTTTGAGGAGAAGATTCGCCTTGAGGTGGAAAACCTGAAAATGGAATCGTTCGGTCTGGAGATTCTGCATGCCATTGGTGCTACCTACACATCAAAAGCTACCTCGTTTATCAAGTCTCAGAAGTTCCTTGGTATCTCCGGTTTCTTCTCTCGGCTGAAGGACAAGGGTActctggccaaggagacctGGACTACAATCTCAACAGCTATCGATGCGCAGATGaccatggaggagatggccaagctggaagagaagggcgGAGAGGACTGGaccgacgagaagaaggcggagTACGAGAAGAAGGTCACCGGCAAGATCCTGGCGGCCGCATGGCGAGGCAGCAAATTTGAGATTCAGAGCGTGCTGCGCGACGTCTGTGATCAAGTCCTGGGTGACAAGCGCGTCAAACTAGAGAAACGACTCGAGCGCGCGCACGCCTTGGTTATTGCCGGCAATATCTATTCAAAGGTAAGCTCTTCTCGTTCGACCGTAACCATGTCACAGGTCGCTAAGCGAAACTATAGGCAGAGCGTGAtcccgaggaagaaggagactACATGGCCTTTGAGCAGCTCATGGCTGAGGCCATGtcgaagaagggcaaggacgagaagaaaaagaagaaggaaaagccGAAGAATGAGCATCACCACCACGAAGCAACCACCGCGTAGATACCTAGTCCTGTTCATATCCTTGCCATGAGGCCCGTTCTGCTGTGCTTGTGGGTTACCGCTGTCTATTTTACTCTCCTCTATTCGATTCTGTCCTTCGGGTGCTTGGATACGTGCCTTTACGCCTTCATGACCTGCTCGGGACTTTACATATTTGCGCGTACATTATACCAATTTTTAATGATAGATTGGGTGTTGGCGGCGAATGGTTTCATTAGATATCTGCTGGCCGCTTGATCGTCCAATATACTatgagtatatatatatagccCGTACAGCCTCGTGATACCAGCTACTGATTGTCGTCTACATTCCTTGAAGTAGAAATTGCTATCCGTTGACCGGAAACAGAATCCCGTACGATCTTTGACACGGCTTTAGTTCGAATGGGCCCCAATATCATCAAATATTGACCATCCTGTATGTGGTTCCCACGACTGAGACACTGTCCCCCGCAGTGTTCGGCTTCGGTTGGTCTCCAGCTGTCAGCACTCCACCACACAAAAGATCAGTACTATCTGCTTATAATTCGAAGCCTGACTCTTATCCAATAAGAACCATATTGACGACGATGTCTTCCGGCTTAGGGCCATGTTTCTGAAGCAGGAATCATATCATACCATTTCCCAGCCTCCATTGCTGATCATGAACAGGGGTGTGAGCACACGAGCAACTGCCTGTCCGTTACAAATGATCAGCATTCGGATGTCTCGGCAAATTGGTAGTCTCCCAAGGCTCACATCCGATCCTTGCCTCTTGAAGACTCCAACAATATGACTGGCGGCTGCTAGCACGCTTCTCACCAGACGAAGCTTCGTCGGCGCCACTTGAGCGTAGGGTGAGATGCGTGCTCTCCGACTGGTGTGAACCCCTCGGCCCCTGGGGTACGATGTTGCCTTGGTGCAGATTCCTGTTGCTCCATTCAAAAGCCGATATGCTGTTTACCAGGCTATCGCGGACACCCTGTGTTTTCGTACTCCGCCAATTGCCCGCTGGACCTGACCGGTACAAGCACAACCCCGCAGATTGCCTATCTCGTCTAGCTATGGGTCGACGCACGCATATAAAGAGGACATCTTCCAGATTGCAACCACGATAGGGCAGTACTGAGCAGTCTCCTGTTATTACTGACTTGGCCCCATGCCTCAAATCCTTGTTTTTCCCGTTTCAACAGTCGCCTTTCTGGCGGTCTTGGGAGGAGTCTCTGCTGCACCGACTGCCAGCTGCTCTGCGCATGTATCTGCTCCGACGGGCGCAACTTTCGCGTCAGGCTTTGATATCACAACTAGCTGGGGCAACCTCAGTCCATACAAGGATGCGCCCGGGTTCAAT containing:
- the erg9 gene encoding bifunctional farnesyl-diphosphate farnesyltransferase/squalene synthase, with amino-acid sequence MGVAANAFYYIFHPSELRSILQWKIWHNPVHERDESNESETAKTCFKFLDLTSRSFSAVIKELHPELLLPMCIFYLTLRGLDTIEDDTSIPLETKEPLLRGFKDVLEQDGWNFTGNRPEEKDRELLVQFHNVITEFKRLKPAYKAVIKDITEKMGNGMADYCRKAALDDASVKTVEEYDLYCWYVAGLVGEGSTRLFVEAEFGNPALLKRTELYKSMGLFLQKTNIIRDVREDFDDGRQFWPKEIWSKHVTNFEDLFKPENREAALNCSSEMVLNALRHAEECLFYLAGLREQSVFNFCAIPQSMAIATLSLCFRNPAIFERNIKIKKGEACQLMMESTQNLRILYEAFRRYAREIHKKNTPKDPNFLEIGIACAKIEKFIETIFPSQSAEEANRRVLGQKSEAEQEKARLEAETRKDVLFMMALMGVIVVFVSIVMIGFAWYFGARFDLAWQELRKGNFRPPKHLRDREL
- a CDS encoding DnaJ domain protein, translated to MVADTTYYDALGVPPTATELEIKKAYRKLAIVTHPDKNPGDETAHARFQAIGEAYQVLSNEELRKRYDKYGKEESVPGGGFEDPAEFFSMIFGGSAFVDLIGEISLMKDLTATMDITMQEMEEEELAEAAEEKLHIHDEGVKAAAATGEASHAAGTAAPGPGPVPAAAAAAEPSEKPASTSGSSTPRRYLGQQAIMDKSEEEARMEAAGLSQEEKELRKKEKKKGLSREQQERLAAYELERKKAREERVNTLATKLVDKLSVWTETDKGPDVTRAFEEKIRLEVENLKMESFGLEILHAIGATYTSKATSFIKSQKFLGISGFFSRLKDKGTLAKETWTTISTAIDAQMTMEEMAKLEEKGGEDWTDEKKAEYEKKVTGKILAAAWRGSKFEIQSVLRDVCDQVLGDKRVKLEKRLERAHALVIAGNIYSKAERDPEEEGDYMAFEQLMAEAMSKKGKDEKKKKKEKPKNEHHHHEATTA